The following proteins come from a genomic window of bacterium:
- a CDS encoding M42 family metallopeptidase: MRKESYEFLEKLLSTPSVSGHEQAIQRVVKRYVAHYADEVKVDVHGNLIASYNPQGKTRVMLAGHCDQIGMMVTHIDDKGFIYFNQVGGIDAGVLPGSNVVVHAAQGPIDGIIGKRPVHLLTQAERGKEMEIKKLWIDIGATNGEEVKKKVAIGDVVTYLPGVKRLGSNQITAPGCDDRVGVFVVMEALRLVAQLARKSGGTKKKLPFSLFAVSTVQEEIGLRGATTATYSVDPLVGIAVDVTHASDNPGADPKEFGTVKLGAGPTIARGPNINPVLEKLFVNTAKKKKIPYQPLGAPSATGTDANVIQISRCGVAAALIGLPNRYMHTQVEVVDLRDLENAARLIAESVLAISSRDTFIPS, from the coding sequence ATGAGAAAAGAATCCTACGAATTTTTAGAAAAATTATTGTCTACACCGTCAGTTTCTGGACATGAACAGGCAATTCAGCGTGTGGTGAAGCGCTATGTCGCTCACTACGCGGATGAAGTGAAAGTTGACGTTCACGGCAATCTAATTGCCTCCTATAATCCACAAGGAAAAACCAGAGTGATGCTTGCCGGTCACTGTGACCAGATTGGCATGATGGTTACGCACATCGATGACAAGGGCTTTATATATTTTAATCAAGTTGGCGGAATTGATGCGGGAGTCCTTCCCGGGTCAAATGTCGTAGTGCATGCAGCTCAAGGCCCAATTGATGGGATTATTGGTAAGCGCCCAGTGCATTTATTAACTCAAGCTGAGCGCGGCAAGGAAATGGAAATCAAAAAGCTTTGGATTGATATCGGAGCGACTAATGGCGAGGAAGTAAAGAAAAAAGTTGCGATTGGTGACGTCGTTACTTACCTACCTGGAGTTAAGCGGCTTGGCAGTAACCAAATTACTGCTCCCGGGTGCGATGACCGGGTCGGAGTATTTGTGGTCATGGAAGCGCTAAGGCTTGTCGCGCAGCTTGCTCGAAAAAGCGGCGGGACTAAAAAGAAGCTACCATTTAGCTTATTTGCCGTGAGCACCGTTCAGGAAGAAATTGGGCTACGCGGAGCAACTACTGCTACGTATAGCGTTGATCCGCTAGTTGGAATTGCAGTTGATGTAACTCATGCCTCAGATAATCCTGGAGCAGACCCTAAAGAGTTTGGAACTGTGAAGTTAGGGGCTGGGCCAACAATTGCCCGTGGCCCCAATATTAATCCGGTTTTAGAAAAACTTTTTGTTAATACTGCAAAAAAGAAAAAAATCCCTTATCAACCACTAGGTGCGCCAAGCGCTACGGGGACTGATGCAAACGTAATTCAGATTTCGCGCTGTGGTGTAGCTGCGGCCTTAATTGGACTGCCGAATCGTTATATGCACACCCAAGTTGAGGTTGTAGATTTACGCGACTTGGAAAACGCAGCGCGGCTGATCGCTGAATCGGTGTTAGCGATTAGTTCGAGAGATACCTTTATCCCTTCTTAG
- a CDS encoding type II toxin-antitoxin system VapC family toxin, with protein sequence MQAVLDSNIIIDALKGISQAHAEMEQYDVCIISIISWIEVMAGANTPQQKKLFKDFLRSFTLCSLDQEIASRTVEIRSTRKHRLPDAIILATAEVNNCKLVTRNTKDFPKTDSRIRVPYTL encoded by the coding sequence ATGCAGGCTGTATTAGACTCAAATATTATTATTGATGCTCTGAAAGGTATTTCTCAAGCACACGCGGAAATGGAGCAATATGATGTTTGTATCATCAGCATTATTAGCTGGATTGAAGTTATGGCAGGTGCAAACACCCCACAACAAAAGAAACTATTCAAAGACTTTCTGCGCTCATTTACTCTTTGCTCATTAGATCAAGAAATCGCCAGCCGAACAGTAGAAATAAGATCTACAAGGAAACATCGACTACCTGATGCAATTATTCTGGCCACTGCAGAAGTCAATAACTGTAAGTTAGTTACTAGAAACACCAAAGACTTTCCGAAGACTGATTCGCGAATACGAGTGCCGTATACTCTCTAG
- a CDS encoding type II secretion system protein: MKIKQDADGGFTLLELLAVVTLILVISGLALSRFGVINSWQQKSDARRLVDTWQLLLSESSARQESYRIAFDLDRQSYRVLREVPLPPEEIQQVDLLQNLRLDSEKKRRNQKRILADKQSFSEELVAEEKRQAGDLEALFYAFRFRDQETGVRLTPPLEFPSLAEERVLPVGVKVKAVVTPHDEKMRGEAYIRISDQGTNEATVIYLTLNDQPYSIFLSPAKSKVELISGLRSPDGKKVIF; encoded by the coding sequence ATGAAAATCAAGCAAGATGCTGACGGTGGTTTTACTTTATTAGAACTTCTGGCAGTCGTCACTTTAATCTTGGTGATCAGTGGCTTGGCGCTCTCACGCTTCGGGGTGATTAATTCTTGGCAACAAAAGAGCGATGCGCGCCGACTCGTTGATACCTGGCAATTGCTACTTAGCGAATCTAGTGCCCGGCAGGAGTCTTATCGTATTGCTTTCGATCTTGATCGTCAGTCTTACCGAGTCCTGAGAGAAGTTCCGCTACCTCCCGAAGAAATTCAGCAAGTTGATTTATTGCAGAACTTGCGCTTGGACTCAGAAAAAAAGCGTCGCAACCAAAAGCGCATACTTGCGGACAAGCAGTCATTCTCTGAAGAACTTGTGGCAGAGGAGAAACGTCAAGCAGGAGATTTAGAGGCCTTGTTTTATGCCTTTCGCTTTCGCGACCAAGAAACCGGTGTGAGACTCACGCCCCCATTAGAGTTTCCAAGCTTAGCCGAGGAGCGAGTCTTACCTGTGGGAGTAAAGGTTAAAGCAGTAGTGACACCCCATGACGAGAAAATGCGTGGCGAAGCATATATCCGCATTAGCGATCAAGGCACAAACGAAGCGACTGTGATCTATTTGACACTAAATGACCAGCCCTACTCTATTTTTCTTAGTCCCGCCAAGAGTAAGGTCGAATTAATTTCAGGACTACGATCGCCGGATGGCAAGAAGGTGATATTTTGA
- a CDS encoding prepilin-type N-terminal cleavage/methylation domain-containing protein: protein MKLSKHTSAQSSSGFTLVEIAVSVAILGLALITLLVMNTNYLQAYDREAKRFKASLYAKKIMSMIEIDKAAPDPGRKAGNLVDRLRELKILNDATKSQEKEQLRGWRYELEVQKIPVAKNEDALRRVDLSISWGTRPDERTTLVYFTKP, encoded by the coding sequence TTGAAATTAAGCAAGCACACCAGCGCGCAAAGCAGTTCCGGTTTCACGCTAGTGGAAATTGCTGTCTCTGTAGCTATTCTCGGTTTAGCGCTGATTACCTTGCTGGTGATGAACACAAATTACCTGCAAGCCTACGATCGTGAAGCTAAGCGCTTCAAAGCTAGTCTCTACGCAAAAAAAATTATGTCGATGATAGAAATCGACAAAGCCGCACCAGACCCCGGTCGTAAGGCCGGCAACCTGGTAGATCGCCTGCGCGAGCTAAAAATTCTTAATGACGCTACTAAATCTCAGGAAAAAGAACAACTTCGCGGATGGCGCTACGAGCTTGAAGTCCAAAAAATTCCTGTGGCAAAAAATGAGGACGCGCTGCGGCGTGTCGATTTATCGATTAGCTGGGGCACGCGTCCAGATGAACGCACTACACTAGTTTATTTTACAAAACCATGA
- a CDS encoding ABC transporter ATP-binding protein encodes MKESFLALIRGAWHAISSERPRFFIFVVLFIFAYSLDLLAPWAIGYTLGVFVKGGFNQETYLAGAYGILAYTGIKLAHVLLHHTARYVQNTVTYNARMNTLSRIFGLLMRYPLRWHIETHSGENLSKLHRSAGAIDSVVGTYVWQVIEGGVKVFFASVAIFALDAWVALLVLALSIVTILAMIFFNQKLTNQYRENNAFGNKLNRICVDYLVNIVTVKTLGLEKSAERHLQTQKNEGLGISQRISLFQELKWGSTGIGYAFVIGASLAIYFYRHQSVTQAFDVAEVYVLLNYLDRIFQAIGSFTAYYGGLLEASTAYEDASKIEKSLSDYQDMKLTDVNKIHPLNPAWTRISIKNLNFSYTHAERRGLKDVELAINRKDKIALVGPSGGGKSTLLKVMAGLLYPSSYSIATDAQGSVAIEDLSESSLLIPQEPEIFSETVLYNMTMGEDFDSKELQFFAQLCRFDSVINKLPLRWDNNLAEKGLNISVGEKQRGALARGLLRASRKDILLLDEPTSSLDPKTEKEIFIGLLYHFADRTILTACHRLNLVALFDKIIFLDGGSVIEIGSFDELLKRQGAFYKAWEDYQNKSRTEPTIQPLPA; translated from the coding sequence ATGAAAGAATCATTTCTCGCCCTCATTCGTGGTGCCTGGCACGCTATTTCTAGTGAACGCCCCAGATTTTTTATCTTCGTAGTGCTATTTATTTTTGCCTATTCTCTGGACCTACTTGCCCCCTGGGCGATTGGTTACACGCTTGGAGTATTTGTCAAAGGCGGCTTCAATCAAGAGACTTACCTTGCTGGGGCCTACGGTATTCTTGCCTACACCGGGATCAAGCTCGCCCATGTCCTACTCCATCATACAGCACGCTACGTCCAAAATACCGTCACCTACAATGCGCGGATGAATACGCTTTCACGAATTTTCGGCCTACTCATGCGCTATCCACTGCGCTGGCATATTGAGACGCATTCTGGTGAGAATTTGAGCAAACTGCACCGCTCAGCTGGCGCGATTGATAGCGTGGTGGGCACTTACGTTTGGCAGGTGATTGAAGGTGGGGTCAAGGTATTTTTTGCCTCAGTCGCAATTTTTGCGCTCGATGCCTGGGTGGCTCTCTTAGTTTTAGCACTCTCGATTGTTACCATTCTGGCGATGATTTTCTTTAACCAGAAACTCACCAATCAATACCGTGAAAATAATGCCTTCGGTAATAAACTTAACCGTATTTGCGTGGATTATCTAGTTAATATCGTGACTGTCAAAACGCTCGGACTTGAAAAATCCGCGGAACGTCATCTGCAAACTCAGAAAAACGAAGGTCTGGGAATCAGCCAACGTATCTCGCTTTTTCAAGAACTCAAATGGGGATCAACTGGAATCGGCTATGCTTTTGTAATTGGAGCTTCACTAGCAATTTATTTTTACCGCCATCAAAGCGTAACCCAAGCTTTCGATGTCGCAGAAGTCTACGTATTACTTAATTATCTAGATCGAATTTTTCAAGCGATTGGCTCATTTACTGCATACTATGGCGGACTACTCGAAGCCTCAACTGCATATGAAGACGCAAGTAAAATCGAAAAAAGTCTATCAGATTATCAGGACATGAAATTGACTGATGTAAATAAGATTCATCCGCTCAATCCTGCTTGGACAAGAATCAGCATTAAAAATCTTAATTTTTCATACACGCATGCCGAGCGGCGCGGACTGAAAGATGTTGAACTAGCAATTAATCGCAAGGATAAAATCGCGCTGGTAGGGCCAAGTGGCGGCGGCAAATCAACACTTTTAAAAGTCATGGCAGGACTACTCTACCCCTCCTCATATTCAATTGCCACCGATGCTCAAGGCTCTGTGGCGATCGAAGATCTATCTGAAAGTTCTCTGCTCATTCCACAAGAACCAGAGATTTTCTCAGAAACAGTGCTCTATAACATGACCATGGGAGAAGATTTTGATTCTAAAGAATTACAATTCTTCGCTCAGCTTTGTCGCTTTGATTCAGTGATTAATAAATTGCCTTTACGTTGGGATAATAATCTAGCCGAAAAGGGATTAAACATTTCTGTCGGGGAAAAACAGCGGGGTGCTTTAGCTCGAGGGTTACTACGCGCTAGTCGCAAGGATATCTTACTACTGGATGAACCGACTTCAAGCCTCGATCCTAAAACTGAGAAGGAAATTTTTATCGGATTATTGTATCACTTTGCTGACCGCACGATTCTCACCGCTTGCCATCGTTTGAATCTAGTCGCACTATTCGACAAAATCATTTTCCTTGACGGCGGATCGGTTATAGAGATTGGCAGTTTTGACGAACTACTTAAAAGGCAGGGAGCCTTCTACAAAGCCTGGGAAGATTATCAAAATAAGTCCCGCACTGAACCGACAATCCAGCCACTTCCAGCTTAA
- a CDS encoding amidophosphoribosyltransferase — MFPVDDKFKEECAIVGVIGTPEAANYCYLGLYAMQHRGHEGSGIVASNGTDLIAVKDTGVVADIFDEETLKTLPGQIAIGHNRYATFGSKDRANLQPFVANLGTGPISIAHNGNLVNADELRKSLEADGAIFATTSDTEVFLHLIAHSDAKWSLLKRIEHACKQVKGAYSLVLCSQDKLYGLRDPYGVRPLSLARLGKGYVLASETCAFDLLGAKFERDIKPGEIVECALDGGLHASETLVQKEQAFCVFEYIYFARPDSVIDGRHVYDVRKKLGAELARESHTDADIVIPVPDSGVPASIGYSQATKLPMEFGLIRNHYVGRTFIEPQQSIRDFGVKVKLNPNADLLRGKRVIVVDDSIVRGTTSKKIVTMLRAAGAKEVHMRISSPQTVSPCHYGIDTPSKNELIAATHKLEDICKFIGADTVQYLSIEGMYRAVKGEQSKFCDACFTTNYRLGII, encoded by the coding sequence GTGTTTCCAGTAGACGATAAATTCAAAGAAGAATGTGCGATTGTTGGAGTAATTGGCACGCCTGAAGCGGCCAACTATTGCTACCTTGGGCTTTATGCCATGCAGCATCGCGGGCATGAAGGATCGGGAATCGTTGCCAGTAACGGTACTGATTTAATCGCGGTAAAAGATACCGGAGTCGTTGCAGATATCTTCGACGAAGAAACTCTAAAAACTCTCCCTGGTCAAATTGCGATTGGGCATAATCGCTATGCAACTTTTGGCAGTAAGGACCGGGCGAATCTTCAACCTTTTGTCGCAAACCTTGGAACTGGTCCAATTTCGATCGCCCATAACGGAAATCTCGTCAATGCCGATGAGCTTAGAAAAAGTCTCGAAGCAGATGGTGCGATTTTTGCTACAACCTCTGATACTGAGGTTTTCTTGCACCTGATTGCTCATAGTGATGCTAAATGGTCACTTTTAAAACGTATTGAACACGCTTGCAAGCAAGTTAAGGGAGCTTATTCGCTGGTGCTCTGTTCACAAGATAAGCTTTATGGGCTGCGTGATCCGTACGGAGTCCGTCCGTTATCGCTTGCACGGCTTGGCAAAGGATATGTGCTTGCTTCAGAGACCTGCGCTTTTGATTTACTTGGCGCGAAATTTGAACGTGACATCAAGCCTGGAGAAATAGTTGAGTGTGCGCTTGATGGTGGGTTGCACGCCAGCGAGACCTTAGTTCAGAAAGAACAGGCCTTTTGTGTATTTGAGTATATTTACTTTGCGCGACCAGATTCAGTGATCGATGGTAGGCATGTTTATGATGTGCGTAAAAAACTAGGCGCAGAACTTGCTCGCGAAAGTCATACCGATGCCGATATCGTAATTCCAGTGCCAGATTCGGGCGTTCCCGCTTCGATTGGTTACAGCCAAGCAACCAAGCTCCCTATGGAATTTGGTTTGATTCGTAATCACTATGTGGGACGGACCTTTATTGAGCCGCAGCAATCAATCAGGGATTTTGGAGTTAAGGTAAAGCTTAATCCGAATGCGGATTTACTAAGGGGTAAGCGCGTAATTGTTGTTGATGATTCAATTGTGCGCGGAACAACCAGTAAAAAGATTGTTACCATGCTTCGCGCTGCAGGCGCCAAAGAAGTCCATATGCGGATCAGTTCACCGCAGACGGTGAGCCCCTGCCATTATGGCATTGATACTCCTTCCAAGAATGAGCTAATTGCAGCAACGCATAAGCTTGAGGATATTTGTAAATTCATTGGGGCTGATACAGTTCAATATTTAAGCATTGAAGGTATGTATCGAGCCGTTAAGGGTGAGCAATCCAAGTTTTGCGATGCCTGTTTTACAACTAACTATCGTCTCGGCATAATTTAA
- a CDS encoding CopG family transcriptional regulator, with protein sequence MKILIDIPDLQIKQLKRYCKEKNLSRSEVIRTAIQEFLPKVYSTLRNHPAVGLWTDHKEDSVKYQRRLRNEWRS encoded by the coding sequence ATGAAAATATTAATTGATATCCCCGACCTGCAGATCAAACAGCTCAAACGTTACTGCAAGGAAAAAAACTTATCTCGCTCCGAAGTCATTCGCACAGCAATCCAAGAGTTTTTACCGAAAGTTTATAGCACGCTTAGAAACCACCCAGCTGTAGGCCTCTGGACTGATCACAAGGAAGATAGCGTAAAATATCAAAGACGCCTTAGAAATGAGTGGCGCTCGTAA
- a CDS encoding ABC transporter ATP-binding protein/permease, which produces MKHFNTHTFTRFGTMVMPFFKSEKRKVALLLLCLLVCFSYAINRVQVIMSFVNRDFMNAFTVRDSESFLNELLKYLGCFALATLLAVFKTYTEERFALMWRKWLTHYMLENYFSHLAFYRLTGNREIDNPDQRIVEDVRSFTTITLSIILIMFNSLIAILLFIDVLWSIDINLVFAVFAYAVFGSVCSFYLGRPLIDLNYEQLKKEADIRYKLINVRDNSESIALLEGEVREKLKARQRVKRAVENLRRIINWNRNLNFFTHGYNYIVTILPLIIVSPLYLQKKITFGDVTQATIAFGHVLGALSIIVSNFGNLSSLAAVVERLGSFVDEMKNAVKDAKSSQIQLSPAENIRFENVTILTPDRKRALISNLNLELNPGGLLITGPSGAGKSSIIRALSGIWSAGEGHIHRPSVFFLPQRPYCVIGDLRSQFTYTTRRRAIADWEIMEVISLLGLEEMLDRVGGLDAEVDWNSFLSLGERQKLSFGRLLLFKPRFACLDETTTAVDPQSEKKVYELLQQIVENYISIGYRQNLESYHSHVLEITSGGRSKMRAVVK; this is translated from the coding sequence GTGAAGCACTTTAACACACATACATTTACTCGATTTGGAACGATGGTCATGCCGTTCTTTAAATCTGAAAAACGCAAAGTTGCGTTACTACTGTTGTGTTTATTGGTTTGTTTTTCCTACGCGATTAATCGCGTGCAAGTGATCATGAGTTTCGTCAATCGCGACTTTATGAACGCTTTTACTGTGCGTGATAGCGAAAGTTTCCTCAATGAACTGCTGAAATATCTTGGTTGCTTTGCCTTGGCAACTTTACTTGCTGTTTTTAAGACCTACACGGAAGAGCGTTTCGCGTTGATGTGGCGTAAGTGGTTAACGCATTACATGTTAGAGAATTACTTCTCACATTTAGCGTTTTATCGCCTCACTGGAAATCGTGAGATTGACAACCCTGACCAACGTATCGTTGAGGATGTGCGTTCATTTACGACAATTACGCTTTCGATCATCTTGATCATGTTTAATTCCCTGATTGCCATACTCTTATTTATTGATGTGCTGTGGTCGATTGATATTAATTTAGTTTTCGCTGTTTTTGCTTATGCTGTTTTTGGTTCAGTTTGTTCGTTCTATTTGGGGCGCCCCTTAATTGACTTGAACTATGAGCAACTTAAGAAAGAAGCCGATATCCGCTATAAACTCATTAATGTGCGCGATAATTCTGAATCAATTGCTTTACTCGAAGGGGAAGTGCGGGAGAAACTCAAGGCACGCCAACGTGTCAAGCGTGCAGTTGAAAATTTACGCCGAATTATCAATTGGAATCGCAATCTCAATTTTTTCACGCACGGCTATAACTATATAGTTACGATTCTTCCGCTGATCATTGTTTCGCCCCTTTATCTACAGAAGAAAATTACTTTTGGTGACGTCACTCAGGCAACGATTGCCTTTGGGCATGTACTTGGCGCGCTTTCAATTATTGTTTCAAATTTTGGAAACCTAAGTTCACTGGCTGCTGTAGTCGAACGTTTAGGATCTTTTGTTGATGAGATGAAAAACGCAGTGAAAGATGCAAAGAGTTCGCAGATTCAGCTTAGTCCGGCAGAAAATATTCGCTTTGAAAACGTGACAATTTTAACTCCCGATCGTAAGCGCGCATTAATTAGCAATTTAAACTTAGAGCTTAATCCTGGGGGCCTATTAATTACCGGTCCAAGTGGCGCCGGGAAAAGCTCGATCATCCGCGCCCTTTCTGGCATTTGGTCTGCAGGTGAGGGGCATATTCACCGGCCTTCAGTCTTTTTCTTGCCGCAGCGTCCTTATTGCGTAATTGGTGATTTGCGTAGCCAATTTACCTACACGACGCGCAGGCGTGCGATCGCTGACTGGGAAATCATGGAAGTAATCTCCTTGCTTGGACTAGAAGAGATGCTTGACCGGGTTGGTGGTCTTGATGCTGAAGTCGACTGGAATTCGTTTCTTTCACTTGGAGAAAGGCAAAAACTTAGCTTCGGGCGGCTTTTATTATTTAAGCCCCGCTTTGCTTGCCTTGATGAAACTACAACGGCAGTAGACCCACAAAGCGAGAAAAAAGTTTATGAACTGTTACAGCAAATCGTTGAGAATTATATTAGTATTGGTTACCGTCAGAACCTTGAGTCCTATCACTCTCATGTTTTAGAAATAACTTCAGGTGGACGCAGTAAGATGAGGGCTGTGGTAAAATGA
- a CDS encoding acyl carrier protein: MITREEILARIIKVSEFELGLKPIAEIAATEQKSVEDLHVSDDLGADSLDKVELLLALDKEFEVDTQPHEHELKDINTIGGLADFYLKKIAP, encoded by the coding sequence ATGATCACAAGAGAAGAAATACTTGCACGCATCATCAAAGTCTCGGAATTCGAGCTAGGACTAAAGCCAATTGCAGAAATCGCAGCAACGGAGCAAAAGTCTGTCGAGGACCTGCACGTGAGCGATGATCTGGGAGCAGATTCGCTGGACAAAGTTGAGCTTTTACTAGCTCTCGACAAGGAGTTCGAAGTTGATACCCAGCCGCACGAGCACGAGCTCAAGGATATCAATACTATCGGAGGACTAGCTGATTTCTACCTAAAAAAAATCGCCCCCTGA
- a CDS encoding prepilin-type N-terminal cleavage/methylation domain-containing protein, which yields MSNNNRGFTLVEITVVAALLMIMATILFGTLGGLVRSRNAIETTRFASLSGGNILTRINRELLSRVAENLRRTKNTNETRISNASAGATGEFNAFSQTNPAQATSGYLRGVDEKNGENDADSITFVTDSSLLAGQGFSSRVEVTYKVRKEVGKFGSEKNKHLILERFEYPVAVKNKKITNELSAREIISDTIKSFNVRYYRNENWLDSWNEKNFGFPEAVEITIELYDEINSPHSYSTIVPLVQKTRSNSNFAPLEGRSSSTKADDT from the coding sequence ATGAGCAACAACAATCGCGGCTTTACACTTGTGGAAATCACCGTAGTTGCAGCACTGCTGATGATCATGGCCACAATCCTTTTTGGCACTCTGGGTGGACTTGTGCGCTCGCGTAACGCCATTGAAACTACCCGCTTTGCTTCGCTTTCGGGGGGCAATATCCTTACGCGCATCAATCGCGAATTACTCAGCCGCGTCGCCGAGAACTTGCGCCGTACGAAGAACACTAATGAGACGCGCATCAGTAACGCCAGCGCTGGTGCTACAGGAGAATTCAACGCCTTCAGTCAAACTAATCCTGCACAGGCAACCTCAGGATATCTACGGGGCGTTGATGAAAAAAACGGCGAGAATGACGCTGACTCAATTACCTTTGTCACCGATAGCTCGTTACTAGCAGGTCAGGGCTTTTCAAGTCGCGTTGAAGTTACGTATAAAGTCAGAAAAGAAGTTGGTAAATTTGGATCTGAGAAAAATAAGCATTTAATTCTCGAGCGTTTTGAATATCCCGTTGCGGTAAAGAACAAAAAAATCACTAATGAACTCTCTGCGCGGGAAATTATCTCCGATACAATTAAAAGCTTTAATGTCCGCTATTATCGCAATGAAAACTGGCTTGATAGCTGGAACGAGAAAAATTTCGGCTTTCCTGAAGCAGTGGAAATTACTATCGAATTATACGATGAGATCAATTCGCCACATAGTTACTCTACAATTGTTCCACTAGTGCAAAAAACCAGGTCAAATTCTAACTTCGCCCCGCTGGAGGGTAGATCTTCGAGTACTAAGGCCGATGACACCTAA
- a CDS encoding PIG-L family deacetylase: MSLCFLPPTANFYLRNDLNGQRPVLAVVAHQDDVEIMGVPHTCDGRPIVAVVLTSGANSPRTGEYANVTPEEMAQIRLEEQKRAADLGNYACVIQLGYDSAAIKGLAPEATHVVEQILNYFNPEVLWTHHPFDKHPTHVASFTMVHRAIQSLTSANRPLPTKWLGGEVWGEIGSIHPDYLQFREILDGEQAQRRLIEVFASQIQGGKNYVDGTLGRRRSAATFRDSHGVDTCKFALLAVILDELLVDPTLDPAQWLCGVMTHSANLMAARVPV; this comes from the coding sequence ATGAGCTTGTGTTTTCTGCCACCTACGGCAAACTTTTATCTTCGAAACGACTTAAACGGACAACGACCCGTCCTTGCGGTGGTCGCCCACCAAGACGACGTTGAAATCATGGGCGTCCCGCATACTTGCGATGGACGACCAATCGTAGCAGTGGTCCTAACTTCTGGCGCAAACTCTCCGAGAACCGGAGAATATGCAAATGTAACTCCTGAAGAAATGGCTCAAATCCGACTCGAAGAACAAAAGCGAGCTGCCGATCTGGGCAACTACGCTTGCGTCATTCAACTTGGATACGATAGTGCCGCTATCAAAGGACTTGCCCCAGAAGCTACTCACGTGGTTGAGCAAATCCTCAATTACTTCAACCCTGAAGTTCTGTGGACTCACCATCCGTTCGACAAACATCCAACTCACGTCGCCAGTTTTACGATGGTCCACCGCGCGATCCAATCTCTCACAAGTGCAAATCGTCCGCTGCCAACAAAATGGCTCGGCGGCGAAGTTTGGGGTGAAATTGGCAGCATTCATCCCGACTATTTGCAATTCAGAGAAATCTTGGACGGTGAACAGGCGCAACGTCGTCTGATCGAAGTCTTCGCTTCTCAAATTCAAGGTGGGAAAAACTACGTCGATGGAACTCTAGGTCGACGACGATCGGCAGCAACTTTTCGGGATTCTCATGGCGTTGACACGTGTAAGTTCGCCTTACTAGCTGTTATTCTTGACGAACTCCTAGTTGACCCCACGCTTGACCCTGCCCAATGGCTGTGCGGAGTCATGACTCACAGCGCCAACTTGATGGCCGCTCGAGTCCCTGTCTAA
- the coaD gene encoding pantetheine-phosphate adenylyltransferase, with amino-acid sequence MERVGIYAGTFDPLTNGHLDLIERGLKVFDRLVIAVAESSPKQALFTAEERVKLITEALPRGAKNVAVEKFSGLLVDFAREKKASAIVRGLRAVSDYEYEWQMALINRRLAENLETVFLMTSNHCSYISSSMVRQVAELRGDVSSMVPAHVAEALKQRFGG; translated from the coding sequence ATGGAACGTGTTGGGATATATGCAGGCACTTTTGATCCTTTGACTAATGGGCATTTGGATTTGATTGAGCGTGGACTTAAGGTTTTTGATCGCTTGGTGATAGCGGTTGCCGAGAGTTCGCCGAAGCAGGCCTTATTTACGGCGGAGGAGCGGGTCAAGTTAATTACCGAGGCTTTGCCGCGGGGTGCGAAGAATGTTGCGGTAGAGAAGTTTTCAGGGCTATTGGTTGATTTTGCGCGTGAAAAAAAGGCTTCGGCAATTGTGCGAGGGCTACGGGCTGTTTCTGATTACGAATATGAATGGCAGATGGCTTTAATTAATCGGCGCCTTGCTGAAAATTTGGAAACTGTATTTTTAATGACCTCGAATCACTGTTCTTATATCAGTTCGAGTATGGTACGGCAGGTGGCGGAATTGCGGGGAGATGTATCGAGTATGGTTCCAGCGCACGTCGCCGAGGCCTTGAAGCAGAGGTTTGGTGGGTAG
- a CDS encoding GIY-YIG nuclease family protein — MNGQYYVYILTNKNRTTLYAGVTNDIHRRLYEHKNGVGSKFVKKYGLHELVYFEVYDSAYAAIAAEKKIKAGNRARKIELIVKQNPGWKDLGGSI; from the coding sequence ATGAATGGCCAGTACTACGTTTATATATTAACAAATAAGAATAGAACTACTCTATACGCAGGCGTTACGAATGATATTCATCGCAGACTTTATGAGCATAAAAATGGAGTTGGCTCTAAGTTTGTGAAGAAATATGGTTTACATGAATTGGTATATTTTGAAGTCTATGACAGCGCATATGCTGCGATCGCTGCGGAGAAAAAAATTAAGGCTGGAAATCGGGCACGTAAAATCGAGTTGATAGTTAAGCAAAATCCAGGATGGAAAGATCTTGGTGGAAGTATTTAA